The following proteins come from a genomic window of Athalia rosae chromosome 1, iyAthRosa1.1, whole genome shotgun sequence:
- the LOC105685155 gene encoding mitochondrial genome maintenance exonuclease 1-like, whose amino-acid sequence MQAVFNFGKGKCIRVMHSTLPLTIRSKMTKAEVIHQLHKDNKALFGGLLEKRKERLAREKREKKAKFKSLLTIDATHKKTEITPKPQTDSEFYWMCQQNSKIRRIVTAKKISPENQILDKVEKTINESVENPVDISNVPSPRKEIENVELQNSSNDKKQVRKLDLPSDILINKMTSFSYLDGTKAVQNILDVSEPISISPYSDKSKLAIPSVTRILNQTMSDASKLNLELWKKRMILELGEEGFQKYSKELLLYGKQFHSSIQNHLTQQPFEVPTMVEKSWQSVQHVLKDISGVQAIESHVIHPKLHYRGVVDCVATYRGTLCVVDWKKSDKLKSSIENTFDAPIQVASYIGALNSDSNYNFQIQHGLVVVGYTNGDPASVHEISPASLNKYWKLWLQRLQQYYVELRKGNENQITEKVQ is encoded by the exons ATGCAGGCTGTCTTTAATTTTGGGAAAGGAAAATGCATTAGGGTCATGCATTCTACTCTACCGTTGACAATTCGctcaaaaatgacgaaagcaGAAGTAATTCATCAGCTTCACAAAGATAATAAGGCGTTATTCGGTGGACTcctcgaaaaaagaaaagaaagattagcgagagaaaaacgtgagaaaaaagcaaagttcAAAAGTCTCTTAACCATAGATGCAACTCACAAGAAAACTGAAATCACTCCCAAGCCACAAACCGACTCGGAATTTTATTGGATGTGTCAacagaattcaaaaatcagaCGAATAGtaactgcaaaaaaaatttcgcccgaaaatcaaattttggaCAAAGTGGAAAAGACAATAAATGAGTCAGTCGAAAACCCTGTTGATATTTCCAATGTTCCAAGTCCaaggaaagaaattgaaaatgttgaacTTCAAAATAGTTCCAATGACAAAAAACAGGTAAGGAAGTTAGACCTACCCTCGGACATACTGATCAACAAGATGACTTCGTTCTCATATTTGGATGGCACTAAAGCTGTGCAAAATATTCTAGATGTGAGTGAGCCAATTTCAATATCTCCGTATAGCGATAAAAGCAAATTGGCAATACCTAGCGTTACTAGAATATTGAACCAGACAATGTCAGATGCTTCTAAATTGAATTTAGAACTATGGAAGAAAAGGATGATCCTTGAACTAGGAGAAGAAGGATTTCAGAAATACAGCAAAG AATTACTTCTCTATGGAAAGCAGTTTCATTCGAGTATTCAGAATCACCTGACGCAACAGCCCTTTGAGGTTCCAACAATGGTTGAAAAGTCTTGGCAAAGTGTTCAGCATGTTTTGAAAGACATTAGTGGAGTTCAAGCAATTGAAAGCCATGTTATACACCCAAAATTACATTATAGAGGAGTTGTCGACTGTGTAGCAACATACAG AGGAACTTTGTGCGTTGTTGACtggaaaaaatcagataaatTAAAATCCTCCATAGAAAATACTTTCGATGCTCCTATACAGGTGGCATCCTATATCGGAGCGCTAAACTCCGACAGCAATTACAACTTCCAG ATTCAGCATGGTTTGGTAGTGGTTGGTTACACCAATGGGGACCCAGCGTCGGTCCATGAGATAAGTCCAGCttcattgaataaatactGGAAACTATGGCTACAAAGGTTGCAGCAATACTATGTTGAATTGCGGAAAggtaatgaaaatcaaatcacTGAAAAAGTGCAGTGA